In the genome of Bacillus sp. S3, one region contains:
- a CDS encoding anti-sigma factor, which produces MSDEKNNLDDDYQKYLKDSLNEVGGISPYSKEGQTEIVTIGKNMARRTNIMISLAILLLIVPIMTLSTYMYYAIGGKADHLIDVVTKTIYVTEPNMGLEKLRLEDEIGFFSMNIKFDVFKRIGKEDYKAGTYDIDFFLDQPSFPKKNMLLDRPLPEFPSKETEAMIHPKANIPFNETDQWDILKKIPDGTVAEVYVSLNKVMKPEDLKNSLPKDMELRWLAVDTGMDTAQVDEEGVPITPLGYPAQYDPTIWSPFRTYDGTNEDVFLDILSLLEKNEAVAEKVARAKSLSLESRLAYIKKHGIKVYGAVITGPTEELRKLQDTKEIRALKVGEVKLWNWE; this is translated from the coding sequence ATGAGTGATGAAAAAAATAATTTGGATGATGACTATCAAAAATACCTAAAGGATTCGCTAAATGAAGTGGGCGGGATTAGCCCTTATTCAAAAGAAGGCCAAACAGAGATCGTCACGATTGGAAAAAATATGGCCCGCAGGACAAATATCATGATCAGTCTGGCCATTCTGTTATTAATTGTTCCAATCATGACTTTGTCCACATACATGTACTATGCCATCGGCGGTAAGGCAGATCATTTGATTGATGTGGTAACAAAAACCATTTATGTGACCGAGCCGAATATGGGATTAGAAAAGCTGCGTTTAGAAGATGAAATTGGCTTTTTTTCTATGAATATCAAGTTTGATGTTTTTAAACGAATTGGCAAAGAAGATTATAAGGCTGGAACCTATGATATTGACTTTTTTCTCGATCAGCCGAGTTTTCCAAAGAAGAATATGCTGTTAGACCGGCCGCTGCCTGAATTTCCTAGTAAGGAAACAGAAGCTATGATTCATCCTAAAGCAAACATTCCGTTTAATGAAACAGATCAATGGGACATCTTAAAGAAGATTCCGGATGGGACCGTTGCCGAGGTATATGTCTCGCTCAACAAGGTAATGAAACCGGAAGATTTAAAAAACAGTCTGCCTAAAGATATGGAGCTTCGCTGGCTGGCAGTGGATACGGGAATGGATACTGCTCAGGTGGATGAAGAAGGGGTGCCGATTACGCCGTTAGGTTATCCTGCCCAGTATGACCCAACGATTTGGTCTCCATTTAGGACATACGATGGAACAAATGAAGACGTGTTTCTTGATATTTTATCATTGCTTGAAAAAAATGAGGCCGTTGCCGAAAAAGTCGCCCGTGCTAAATCATTGTCCTTGGAAAGCCGCCTTGCCTATATCAAGAAACACGGCATTAAGGTTTATGGCGCCGTCATCACCGGCCCGACGGAAGAGTTGAGAAAATTACAGGACACAAAAGAAATTCGTGCGTTAAAGGTGGGGGAGGTTAAACTATGGAATTGGGAATGA
- a CDS encoding sigma-70 family RNA polymerase sigma factor, with the protein MELDQAYREHVNDLYRYLYSLSKDHFIAEDLVQEAFYRAYLHLEDYEISNIRAWLFKVAYRAFIDFQRKNKRLVIQDQLEEGSFSKETPEKRLLEKEGFQLLLDDIHSLKEQERHVLLLCDLHQLTYNEAAEILEMNINTLKSHLHRGRRKVMDKVKERKMADE; encoded by the coding sequence GTGGAGCTAGATCAGGCTTATCGAGAACATGTTAATGATTTATACCGATATCTTTACTCCCTTTCAAAGGATCATTTTATTGCAGAGGATTTGGTTCAGGAGGCCTTTTACCGGGCCTATTTGCATCTGGAGGATTATGAAATTTCCAATATTCGCGCATGGCTATTTAAAGTCGCTTACCGTGCCTTTATTGATTTTCAACGAAAAAATAAGCGTTTGGTCATTCAAGATCAGCTGGAAGAGGGAAGTTTTTCTAAGGAAACGCCTGAAAAGAGACTGCTGGAAAAGGAAGGCTTTCAATTATTATTAGACGACATTCATTCCTTAAAAGAACAGGAAAGACATGTGCTGCTGTTATGTGATTTACATCAGCTAACGTATAATGAAGCGGCGGAAATTTTGGAAATGAACATAAATACGTTGAAAAGCCATTTACATAGGGGCCGAAGGAAAGTCATGGATAAAGTCAAGGAAAGGAAGATGGCAGATGAGTGA